In Eretmochelys imbricata isolate rEreImb1 chromosome 14, rEreImb1.hap1, whole genome shotgun sequence, a genomic segment contains:
- the IER3 gene encoding radiation-inducible immediate-early gene IEX-1 isoform X2, producing the protein MNALYGTTSMCLAYEPRMAALPRAEPPRRGTGPQYFTFDPLPAVKRYYPAKERSQAKRLLFILLTIVFYQVYNADEDLALGPEQGIRDCSAESGSSRVETPLSEMLPTPLEVPEMANATSLHGGHAAVESTVEISQFLEQNPAAF; encoded by the exons ATGAACGCGCTGTACGGTACCACGAGCATGTGCTTAGCCTACGAGCCCCGGATGGCCGCCCTGCCCAGAGCCGAGCCCCCCCGCAGGGGCACCGGCCCCCAGTACTTCACCTTCGACCCCCTGCCCGCG GTGAAACGCTACTATCCGGCCAAAGAGCGCAGCCAGGCCAAGCGTCTGCTTTTCATCCTCCTCACCATCGTCTTCTACCAAGTCTATAATGCTGACGAAGacctggccctggggcctgagCAGGGGATCCGTGACTGCTCTGCGGAGAGCGGGAGCTCCCGTGTGGAGACCCCCCTCTCGGAAATGCTCCCGACACCCCTGGAGGTCCCAGAGATGGCCAACGCTACCAGTTTGCACGGGGGCCATGCGGCTGTTGAATCCACCGTGGAAATCAGCCAGTTCCTGGAGCAGAATCCAGCTGCTTTCTGA
- the IER3 gene encoding radiation-inducible immediate-early gene IEX-1 isoform X1, with the protein MNALYGTTSMCLAYEPRMAALPRAEPPRRGTGPQYFTFDPLPAVSQTPSRRNPARGRKRLRKVLYPPVVKRYYPAKERSQAKRLLFILLTIVFYQVYNADEDLALGPEQGIRDCSAESGSSRVETPLSEMLPTPLEVPEMANATSLHGGHAAVESTVEISQFLEQNPAAF; encoded by the exons ATGAACGCGCTGTACGGTACCACGAGCATGTGCTTAGCCTACGAGCCCCGGATGGCCGCCCTGCCCAGAGCCGAGCCCCCCCGCAGGGGCACCGGCCCCCAGTACTTCACCTTCGACCCCCTGCCCGCGGTGAGCCAGACCCCTTCCCGCAGGAATCCGGCCCGGGGCAGGAAACGACTGCGCAAAGTGCTCTACCCCCCCGTG GTGAAACGCTACTATCCGGCCAAAGAGCGCAGCCAGGCCAAGCGTCTGCTTTTCATCCTCCTCACCATCGTCTTCTACCAAGTCTATAATGCTGACGAAGacctggccctggggcctgagCAGGGGATCCGTGACTGCTCTGCGGAGAGCGGGAGCTCCCGTGTGGAGACCCCCCTCTCGGAAATGCTCCCGACACCCCTGGAGGTCCCAGAGATGGCCAACGCTACCAGTTTGCACGGGGGCCATGCGGCTGTTGAATCCACCGTGGAAATCAGCCAGTTCCTGGAGCAGAATCCAGCTGCTTTCTGA